Proteins encoded together in one Mannheimia haemolytica window:
- the frdC gene encoding Fumarate reductase 15 kDa hydrophobic protein yields MSATKRRPYVRGMKASWWKKLDFYKMYMVREATCLPTVWFCIVLFYGAVALSKGTFATDFVDFLQNPLVVILNIISLAAMLYHAATLFVMTPAVMSVMVKGKHLPVSVGRNILWAATGVISVIALILVYI; encoded by the coding sequence ATGTCAGCAACAAAACGTAGACCTTATGTAAGGGGAATGAAAGCCAGCTGGTGGAAAAAACTCGACTTCTATAAAATGTATATGGTGCGTGAAGCTACCTGTCTTCCAACGGTTTGGTTCTGTATTGTGCTCTTTTATGGAGCAGTTGCGTTAAGTAAAGGCACATTCGCCACCGATTTTGTAGATTTCTTACAAAATCCGTTAGTTGTTATCCTAAACATAATTTCATTGGCAGCAATGTTATATCATGCGGCAACACTTTTTGTGATGACACCTGCCGTCATGTCCGTGATGGTTAAAGGTAAACACTTACCAGTCTCGGTTGGAAGAAATATTCTTTGGGCAGCAACAGGCGTAATTAGCGTAATTGCATTAATCTTGGTTTATATTTAA
- the frdB gene encoding Fumarate reductase iron-sulfur subunit, producing the protein MANLDKMTIEVLRYNPESDSEPHLDRYEVPYDSQTSLLDALGFIKDELEPELSYRWSCRMAICGSCGMMVNGKPKLACKTFLRDYSGFMRIEPLANFPIERDLVVDLSHFIDSIEAIKPYIIDNKAPEGQRTKQTPAQLEKYRQFSMCINCGLCYAACPQFGLNPEFIGPAAITLAHRYNLDNRDNGREERMKLLSSKNGVWSCTFVGYCSEVCPKHVGPASAVNQGKLESAKDYVISMIKPR; encoded by the coding sequence ATGGCAAATTTAGATAAAATGACCATCGAAGTGCTACGCTACAACCCTGAATCAGATAGCGAGCCACATTTAGATAGATATGAAGTGCCGTATGACAGCCAAACTTCACTTTTAGATGCATTGGGTTTCATTAAAGACGAGCTTGAGCCTGAGCTTTCATATCGCTGGTCTTGCCGTATGGCGATTTGTGGTTCTTGCGGAATGATGGTAAACGGTAAGCCGAAGTTAGCTTGTAAAACATTCCTGCGTGATTACAGCGGTTTTATGCGAATTGAGCCGCTAGCGAACTTCCCGATTGAGCGTGACTTAGTAGTGGATTTAAGCCACTTTATTGATAGCATCGAGGCAATTAAACCTTATATTATTGATAATAAAGCACCGGAAGGGCAACGTACTAAACAAACGCCGGCACAATTAGAGAAATATCGTCAATTCTCAATGTGCATTAACTGTGGTTTATGCTACGCGGCTTGCCCACAATTTGGTTTAAACCCTGAATTTATCGGACCTGCTGCGATTACATTGGCTCACCGCTATAACTTGGATAACCGTGATAATGGTCGTGAAGAGCGTATGAAGCTACTCAGCAGCAAAAACGGTGTTTGGAGCTGTACTTTCGTGGGTTACTGCTCGGAAGTCTGTCCGAAACACGTCGGCCCTGCTTCGGCTGTAAACCAAGGTAAACTTGAAAGTGCGAAAGATTATGTTATCTCAATGATCAAACCGAGATAG
- the frdA gene encoding Fumarate reductase flavoprotein subunit, translated as MQSVNFDVAIIGAGGGGLRAAIAAAEANPNLKIALISKVYPMRSHTVAAEGGSAAVIKDTDSFDNHFNDTVGGGDWLCEQDIVEYFVEHSPIEMTQLERWGCPWSRREDGEVNVRRFGGMKIERTWFAADKTGFHILHTLFQTSIKYPNIVRFDEHFVLDILTDNGEARGCVAMNMMEGTLVQINANAVVIATGGGCRTYRFNTNGGIVTGDGLSMAYRHGVALRDMEFVQYHPTGLPNTGILMTEGCRGEGGILVNKDGYRYLQDYGLGPETPIGKPENKYMELGPRDKVSQAFWQEWRKGNTLKTAKGVDVVHLDLRHLGEKYLLERLPFICELAKAYEGVDPAKAPIPVRPVVHYTMGGIEVDMNAETSIKGLFAVGECASSGLHGANRLGSNSLAELVVFGKVAGENAARRALEVTARNQPQIDAQAKDVVARLHALANQEGNESWSDIRNQMGDAMEEGCGIYRTQESMEATVNKIQELKERYKKISVKDKSSVFNTDLLYKIELGFILDVAQSIACSAVERKESRGAHQRLDYVERDDVNYLKHTQAYYNADGTPTIKYSDVKITKSQPAKRVYGAEAEAQEKAKKAAEAQAQQ; from the coding sequence ATGCAAAGTGTTAATTTTGATGTCGCGATTATAGGTGCCGGTGGTGGTGGCTTGCGTGCTGCTATTGCGGCGGCTGAAGCAAATCCAAATCTAAAAATTGCTTTAATTTCAAAAGTTTACCCAATGCGTAGCCATACGGTTGCAGCAGAAGGTGGTTCTGCAGCGGTAATTAAAGATACCGACTCTTTTGACAATCACTTTAATGATACCGTCGGTGGTGGTGACTGGTTATGTGAGCAAGATATAGTGGAGTATTTTGTAGAGCATTCGCCGATTGAAATGACACAATTAGAACGCTGGGGTTGCCCTTGGAGTCGTCGTGAAGACGGTGAAGTGAATGTTCGCCGTTTTGGGGGAATGAAAATCGAGCGTACTTGGTTTGCGGCGGATAAAACTGGTTTCCACATTTTGCATACTTTGTTCCAAACTTCGATTAAATACCCAAATATTGTGCGTTTTGATGAGCATTTTGTGCTGGATATTCTCACCGACAACGGCGAAGCTCGCGGTTGTGTGGCAATGAATATGATGGAAGGCACATTGGTGCAAATTAATGCCAATGCGGTTGTGATTGCAACTGGTGGTGGCTGCCGTACTTATCGCTTTAACACTAATGGTGGTATTGTAACCGGTGACGGTTTATCAATGGCGTATCGTCACGGCGTGGCTTTGCGTGATATGGAGTTTGTACAATATCACCCAACCGGTTTGCCAAATACCGGTATTTTGATGACAGAAGGTTGTCGTGGTGAAGGTGGTATTTTAGTTAATAAAGATGGCTATCGTTACCTACAAGATTATGGTTTAGGACCGGAAACACCAATCGGCAAACCGGAAAATAAATATATGGAATTAGGCCCTCGTGATAAGGTTTCACAAGCATTCTGGCAAGAATGGCGTAAAGGCAACACCTTAAAAACAGCAAAAGGTGTTGATGTGGTTCACTTAGATTTACGCCATTTAGGTGAAAAATATTTACTTGAGCGTTTACCGTTTATTTGTGAATTAGCGAAAGCCTATGAAGGGGTCGATCCTGCTAAAGCGCCGATTCCTGTTCGCCCGGTGGTTCACTACACGATGGGTGGTATTGAAGTGGATATGAATGCGGAAACCTCAATTAAAGGCTTATTCGCAGTAGGTGAATGTGCTTCATCAGGCTTGCACGGTGCGAACCGTTTGGGTTCTAACTCATTAGCAGAGCTTGTGGTGTTCGGTAAAGTTGCCGGTGAAAATGCGGCTCGCCGTGCGTTAGAAGTGACTGCTCGCAACCAGCCACAAATTGATGCACAAGCAAAAGATGTGGTGGCTCGCTTGCACGCATTAGCGAACCAAGAGGGTAATGAATCTTGGTCGGATATCCGTAACCAAATGGGTGATGCGATGGAAGAAGGCTGTGGTATTTACCGTACACAAGAAAGTATGGAAGCCACTGTAAACAAAATCCAAGAGCTAAAAGAGCGTTATAAAAAAATTAGCGTAAAAGATAAATCCAGCGTGTTTAACACCGATTTACTCTACAAAATTGAATTAGGCTTTATTTTAGATGTGGCTCAATCCATTGCTTGCTCTGCGGTAGAGCGTAAAGAATCTCGTGGGGCTCACCAGCGTTTAGACTATGTTGAGCGTGATGATGTAAACTACTTAAAACACACACAAGCTTACTATAATGCAGACGGTACACCGACGATTAAATACAGCGATGTGAAAATCACCAAATCACAACCGGCTAAACGTGTGTATGGTGCAGAGGCTGAAGCCCAAGAAAAAGCCAAAAAAGCAGCAGAAGCTCAAGCACAACAATAG
- the yjeA gene encoding poxB regulator PoxA produces MNNLQLDNIDWHPTATIPHLIQRSKIITEIRKFFTDRGILEVETPILSEFSVTDVHLSTFNTQFQSPFSPEAKTLHLMTSPEYHMKRLLAAGSGPIFQLCKVFRNEEAGKRHNPEFTMLEWYRPHFDMYRLINEVDDLLQQILDCEPAESFSYQFVFQTYVGLDPLSATKAQLVEKARKHGLQCDDDEQRDTLLQFLFSEVVEANIGQERPTAVYHFPSTQAALAQISSEDHRVAERFEFYYKGLELCNGFHELDDADEQIHRFEQDNLQREKMGLEPQQLDVRFLAALKAGFPNCSGVALGVDRLLMLAMDAEKIEEVISFGIEKA; encoded by the coding sequence ATGAATAATTTACAACTCGATAATATTGATTGGCATCCAACAGCCACTATTCCTCACCTGATCCAACGTTCAAAAATCATTACGGAAATCCGCAAATTTTTTACCGATCGTGGCATTTTAGAAGTAGAAACCCCGATTTTAAGCGAATTTTCGGTGACCGACGTTCACCTTTCGACTTTCAATACACAGTTTCAATCGCCTTTTTCCCCCGAGGCGAAAACACTCCATCTGATGACCAGCCCGGAATATCATATGAAGCGACTACTTGCGGCAGGCAGTGGACCGATTTTCCAACTGTGTAAAGTATTTCGCAACGAGGAAGCCGGTAAGCGACACAACCCTGAATTTACGATGCTGGAGTGGTATCGCCCGCATTTTGATATGTATCGCTTAATCAATGAAGTGGATGATTTACTGCAACAAATTTTGGACTGCGAGCCGGCAGAATCATTCAGCTATCAATTTGTGTTCCAAACCTATGTCGGATTAGATCCGCTTTCTGCCACCAAAGCACAACTTGTGGAAAAAGCCCGAAAACACGGCTTGCAATGTGACGATGATGAACAGCGTGACACCTTGTTACAATTTTTATTCAGCGAGGTTGTCGAAGCCAATATCGGGCAAGAAAGACCAACGGCAGTTTATCATTTCCCTTCCACCCAAGCGGCATTAGCCCAAATCAGCTCGGAAGATCACCGTGTTGCCGAACGTTTTGAGTTTTACTACAAAGGCCTGGAACTCTGTAACGGCTTCCACGAATTAGACGATGCCGATGAGCAAATTCATCGCTTCGAGCAAGATAATCTGCAACGTGAAAAAATGGGGCTGGAGCCACAGCAGCTAGATGTACGTTTTCTTGCTGCCCTCAAAGCCGGTTTTCCAAACTGTTCAGGTGTCGCCCTTGGGGTTGATAGGCTGTTAATGCTGGCAATGGATGCGGAAAAAATTGAAGAGGTTATTTCTTTCGGCATTGAAAAAGCCTAA
- the rarD_1 gene encoding putative chloramphenical resistance permease RarD: MNISGKLQGWHYALLCYLTWGTFPIYWYPINQSGMPAEQILAQRVLWSALFAVFLLLIFQQGRAVINAFKQPKVLGLFVLSSFMIGVNWLVYLWAIVNEHILDASLGYFINPIFNVFVGRLILKEQLNKAQLLALLFAISGILWLAIPAGQIPWVALILAASFCIYGLIRKLAPMEPLSGLALETLLMSPFAIVYLCFCYHQNSLVFSELNPLQMTVLLCSGIATTLPLLWFAMGARRISMSLLGMLQYISPTLQFLCGVLIFNETLSIERAIGYILVWIGVGVFLLGMKKAGVKR, translated from the coding sequence ATGAATATTTCAGGCAAATTACAGGGTTGGCACTATGCCCTACTGTGCTACTTAACTTGGGGAACCTTTCCGATTTATTGGTATCCGATCAACCAATCAGGAATGCCTGCCGAGCAAATTTTGGCTCAACGGGTGCTTTGGTCTGCCCTATTTGCTGTGTTTCTGCTGCTGATTTTCCAACAAGGCCGAGCGGTTATTAATGCCTTTAAACAGCCAAAAGTACTGGGGCTGTTCGTGCTTTCTTCTTTTATGATTGGCGTGAACTGGCTGGTTTACTTATGGGCAATCGTCAATGAGCATATTTTAGATGCCAGTCTAGGTTATTTTATCAACCCCATTTTTAACGTGTTTGTCGGTAGGCTTATTCTAAAAGAGCAGCTGAATAAAGCCCAATTATTGGCTCTGCTGTTTGCAATTAGCGGCATTTTATGGCTTGCCATTCCTGCCGGACAAATTCCGTGGGTCGCATTGATTCTAGCCGCCAGTTTCTGTATTTACGGGCTGATTCGTAAACTTGCCCCAATGGAACCTTTGTCTGGTTTGGCGTTAGAAACTTTGCTGATGTCGCCTTTTGCCATCGTCTATCTATGTTTTTGTTACCACCAAAACAGCTTAGTATTCAGTGAACTCAACCCTTTACAAATGACGGTACTACTCTGTTCCGGCATTGCCACCACCTTGCCACTCCTGTGGTTTGCAATGGGCGCAAGACGCATTTCAATGTCGCTACTCGGTATGCTGCAATATATTTCGCCTACTCTGCAATTTTTATGCGGTGTGCTGATTTTTAATGAGACACTCTCCATCGAACGTGCTATCGGCTACATTTTGGTTTGGATCGGTGTGGGGGTTTTCTTATTGGGTATGAAAAAAGCTGGTGTCAAACGCTAA
- the fsr gene encoding Fosmidomycin resistance protein, which produces MHTQHNAQKMVLPILLLISLSHLLNDLVQAVMVSIYPMLKENYQLSFAQIGMISLIYQITASIIQPGIGLYTDKYPKPNLLPISMLITLLSVILLAFSPNFGVLLIAAALMGIGSAIFHPEASRVARMASGGKFGTAQSLFQVGGNSGSALGPLLVALFIVPLGQSAVIWVVAFVLLALWVLYKVSRWVKYEAKPLIVSPNHIQQRLHGKLLARALLIIALLMLAKFIYIASLSNYFTFYLMEKFQLNMATAQLSLFTFLGAVALGTFVGGPIGDKIGRNAVIWFSFLGMAPFALLLPHADLFWTIVCAIFAGFIMSSAFSAMVVYAQEAVPGRVGLISGTMFGLMFGIGGLSAAVLGFFADEYGLESIFKACAYLPLLGFAALGLPKRNI; this is translated from the coding sequence ATGCACACACAACATAACGCTCAAAAAATGGTTTTGCCCATTTTACTGCTGATTTCCCTTTCTCATTTGTTGAATGATTTAGTTCAAGCAGTAATGGTTTCGATCTATCCAATGCTAAAAGAAAATTACCAACTGAGTTTTGCTCAAATTGGTATGATTTCACTCATTTATCAAATTACCGCATCTATTATTCAGCCGGGTATTGGGCTTTATACCGATAAATACCCAAAACCGAATTTATTGCCCATCAGTATGCTGATTACGCTTCTTTCCGTGATTTTACTTGCCTTTTCGCCGAATTTTGGCGTGTTACTGATAGCCGCTGCGTTAATGGGGATAGGCTCTGCCATTTTTCACCCTGAAGCCTCTCGGGTGGCTCGAATGGCATCGGGCGGTAAATTTGGTACAGCTCAGTCGCTTTTCCAAGTGGGCGGAAACAGTGGATCGGCGTTAGGTCCGCTCTTGGTTGCTTTATTTATTGTGCCGTTAGGGCAAAGTGCGGTGATTTGGGTTGTTGCATTTGTATTATTGGCATTATGGGTTTTATATAAAGTAAGCCGTTGGGTGAAATATGAAGCCAAACCGCTCATTGTTTCACCAAACCATATTCAACAACGCTTACACGGTAAATTATTAGCCAGAGCATTATTAATTATCGCTTTATTGATGTTAGCGAAATTTATTTATATTGCGAGCCTCAGTAACTATTTCACCTTTTATTTAATGGAAAAATTTCAACTCAATATGGCAACGGCACAGCTATCTCTATTTACCTTTTTAGGTGCAGTTGCTTTAGGCACTTTTGTCGGCGGGCCGATTGGCGATAAGATTGGACGAAATGCGGTGATTTGGTTCTCTTTCTTAGGTATGGCACCTTTTGCTTTGTTGTTGCCTCACGCAGATCTCTTTTGGACGATTGTGTGTGCGATTTTTGCCGGTTTTATTATGTCATCAGCGTTCTCCGCTATGGTGGTTTATGCTCAAGAAGCCGTACCAGGCAGAGTAGGGCTGATTTCCGGCACAATGTTCGGTTTAATGTTTGGTATTGGCGGCTTAAGTGCCGCCGTATTGGGTTTTTTTGCGGATGAATATGGCTTGGAGAGTATTTTTAAAGCCTGTGCCTATTTGCCACTGCTTGGTTTTGCTGCATTAGGGCTACCAAAACGAAATATTTAA